From the Methanoculleus caldifontis genome, the window GCGATACTCCCACGGTCCACTGCACTGGGATCTCCCTCATTTGTAGGTTTTACCTAACAAGACTCACAAACACTGATGTTTTCTGCCTCCCGGGCTCGCCCTTCCCGGGGTTTGCACTTCCCCAACCCCTCCTATAACGCCCTCACCCCCTGAACTGCGGCAGGATCTCCTTTGCGGCGAACTCCATGAACTCCCGCTGCTGCTGTCCGATCTGATGAATGCAGACGTGGTCGAACCCCTTCCTGACGCTCTCCTCGATCTTTTTTATGTAGGGCTCCGGGTCGGGACCGCAGACGACATGCTCTGCGACATCCTCCGGTGTCGCCATCTTCGCCACCTGCTCGTAGTGGACGGGGGTGGGGAGGAGCCTGTTGAGTTCCCCGGTGTTTGCCGGTATCGGCCACTGCTCGTAAGCGGTCCTCTGTCCTTCCTCCTCGGTCTCGGCCCAGCAGACCGAGGCCTCGACGTATGCCGGTTTATCGCCGCCCCCGGAGTCCCGGAAGATGATAAGGCTCTCCTCGTCGTTGGTGCCGGCATTGATGAACCCGTCACCGACCCGCGCGGCCATGGACGCGCTGATCGGGCCTTCCGACGCGATGTAGATCGGGGGGAGTTTCTCGGGAAGCGAGAAGACCTGCGCGTTCTCAAGCGTGTAGAACGAGCCGTAATAGTCCTGCATCCCCCCCTTCCAGAGCGTCCGGATAACCTCCACTGCCTCCTCAAGCATCTCTATCCTGATCGGTGCCGGGGGCCAGCGGTCGCCGAAGACGTGCTCGTTCAGGTTCTCGCCCGACCCGAGGCCGAGAGCGAACCTCCCCGGCATCATCATGGCGGCGGTTGCGGCGGCCTGGGCGATGATGCCGGGGTGAATCCGTATCGTCGGGCAGGTGACCCCCGTCACCAGCGGGAGGGCCGCCGTCACCTGAGAGATCCCGCCGATGACGCCCCAGACGAACGGGCTCTGTCCCTGTCGGGTCGTCCAGGGGTGGTAGTGATCCGATATCATGGCAAACATAAACCCGGCGTCCTCCGCCTGCCGGGAGTTGCAGACGAGATCCAGGGGTTCGTGCTCCTCGCATGCCAGTTTATAACCTATCTCGACCATCCGTCATCACATCCGTGCCGCTATCGGCCGCTCCCGTATTCTCCGGGCATCACGGGGGCGGCGCGGGCGCCCGCTACCTCGCGCATCCGGGTTCATATATGTTTCCCCGGTCCGGCACCCCATAAATACAATCTTTGCCATACAGTACGGCATGGCAACGCCGGTTCTCCAGGTGGCGCTCGATCTCCTCGAGCTCGATCGTGCGGTAGAAATCGCGGATGAGGCGGTCCGTGGTGGTGCGGACTGGATCGAGGCCGGAACGCCCCTTATCAAGAGCGAGGGGATGCAGGCCGTGCGAACGCTCCGCGAGCGCTTCCCCGGCCACGAGATCGTCGCGGACATGAAGGTCGCCGACACCGGCGCCGTCGAGGTGGAGATGGCCGCGAAGTCCGGCGCCGGTATCGTCTGCATCCTCGGCGACGCCGACGATACCGTGATCGCCGAAGCGGTTCGCTCGGCTCGCAAATATGGCGTCCGGATCATGGCCGATCTCATCAACGTCGGCGACCCCGTCTCCCGTTCCCGCGAACTCGCGGCACTCGGCGTCGACTACATCAACGCCCACGTGGGCATCGACCAGCAGATGCTCGGCAAGTCGTCGCTCGACCTCCTCCGTCGCCTCGCCGGGGAGGTGGGCGTCCCGGTCGCCGTCGCGGGAGGACTGGACGCAGCGACCGCATCTGAGGCGGTCGCCGCTGGGGCCTCGGTCGTCATCGTGGGAGGGAACATCATCAAGGCCGCCGACGTGGCCGGGGCGGCGCGGCGGGTCAGGGAAGCCATCGACCGGCCCGAGATCCGGCCGCGGGAGGAGGAGAGCCAGGATGCCGCCATCCGCCGTCTCTTCGAAGCGGTCTCCGCACCGAACGTCACCGACGCCATGCACCGGAAAGGGGCGATGTCAGGCGTCTTCTCCCTCTGCGGCCGGGTAAAGGCAGTCGGGAGGGCGGTGACGGTCCGGACCGTCGCCGGGGACTGGGCAAAGCCCGTCGAGGCGATCGACGTCGCGGGACCGGGCGATCTCCTCGTCATCAGCAATGACGGCAGGACGGACGTCGCGCCCTGGGGGGAACTTGCCACCCATTCCGCGAAGAACCGGGGGATCGCGGGCGTCGTGATCGACGGGGCGGTCAGGGACGTCGACGACATCCGGGAGATGAAGTTCCCGGTCTTTGCCACGGCGACCGTCCCGAACGCCGGGGACCCCAAGGGCCTTGGGGAGATCAACACCGAGATCGCCTGCTGCGGCCAGGAGGTGCGGCCGGGGGACTGGATCGTCGCCGACGAGAGCGGCGTCGTGGTGGTCCCGCGGGAACGGGCCTACGAGGTCGCGCGCCGGGCGATGGAGGTCAAAAAGACCGAGGAGAGAATCCGCGAGGAGATCCGGCGCGGAAAGACGCTCTCGGAGATCTCCGAACTCCTGAAATGGGAGAAGCGGCGCTGACCGCGGACGAGCACTATCCATACCCGAATATATGCCGGGGTGAAGGACGGTCTATATCGGGTTTCGTCTGAAAACCCGCTTCTCTGCCGGATGAGAGGGTATCTCAGACCAGCTCATTTTTCCGCAAGAACTCACGGATCTCCCGCGATTCTATCCATCCCCGGTCGAGTTGCCTGACGCGCGCATTTATCCGCAGGACCTGCTCCCTGATCTTCTCCGCGGTCTCTTCGTCCTCCATGAGATCGGCCCGGGCGAGTAGGACCTGCAGGGGATGGCGGACGTGGTCTCCGAGGATCGCAAACTGCTCCATGTTGTGCTCAATCTGCTCAAACGCCCTGTTTCGGAGGGACTCGTTCTCTTTGCGCCCGGTGATATCCTCGATCATCCCGATGACAAACCGGATCCCGCCCTGCGGGTCGCGAAGGAGGGTGGTGGCCAGGCGGCCCCATACCGTCCGCCCGTCCTTTCTGATATAGCGCTTCTCCAGATGGTCCTCGTCATGTTTTCCTGCAAGCGTCTCCTGAAAGTGCAGACGGGCTGAATCCAGGTCGTCCGGGTGGACGAAATCGCCGATGTTCCGGCCCTGCATCTCACGAGCCGGGTATCCGAGAAATCTCTCGAACGCCGGGTTTGCCCGCAGGAACCTGCCTTCTGTATCTACAAGGGCAATACCGATGCCCGCCCGCTCAAAGACTCCACGGAACCGCTCTTCACTCTCCCTGAGCGCTCGCTCCGCCTTTTTCCGATCGGTGATGTCCTGGAAGACTCCGACTGCGCCGAGTATCTCCCCGCTTTTGTTCACGATCGGAGCTGCATTCACCAGGATCTCCCGCCGTTGTCCTCCCGGCTGGATGATCGCCCGCTCACGGCCGGTGACGGTCTCGCCGTGCTTTACCGCCCGTATCAGAAGAAGATCGTCGGGCTTGCACCGGTTGCCGTCCGTATCGTAGATCATTGTAGCCCAATAGGCGGCGTAATCCTCTCCCTCGGGAACGGGTCGGGCGTTGATCGCCTCTGCAGCCCGGTTTGCCAGCCGGATGCGGGCCTGCGCATCGACGACGAGGATCGCCTCGGGTGCGCTGTCGATGATCACCCGCAGCCGCGCCTTCTCCTCCTCAAGCATCCTTATGGTCCGGACCTGCTCGGTGATCTCCTGCCAGACGACGACTGCACCAAAGGTCCGGCCGTCATGGGTGAGGGGGGATGCCGACGCCAGGATATTGCGGCGCCCCCCTGCTCCGATCACAGCGTCCATCCTCTCGGCAGCCACCTTCTCTCCCTGCAATGCCCGGGTGCTCGGCAGATCCTCGACGGATACCGCCCTCCCGTCGCCTCTCCGGAGTCCTGTATGCCGGATCAGTTCGTCCCCGCTCATGCCGACGGGATCCTGCTCAAGACTCTCGGTTGCAGCCCGGTTCGCCCGGATGATTCTCCCTTCGGTATCGTAGACGAGCACCCCCTGTATGGCCGCCTCAAGCACAGCGTCGCGCTCCCTCTCAAGCCGCTCCCCCCTCATCCGGAGCTCACGGTTCTCTTTAGCCAGTCTGAGGTTCGTGAGTGCGAGTTCGTCGATGCCGGCAGTGAGGCGGGAGAAGGCTTCATGCCGGGCTGCGGTATCCGTACTCCGGAGGAGATTACGCAGGTCGCGGTGTATCTGCTCGATCTGATAATCCGGCGCCGTGTCGATCATCCGGTCAGGCCTCCTGGATCTTGTGTTCTTCCGTCTGCATGGTCGCTCTTTTGCAGTGTGAGCCTGGATGTCGCATCCTCTCCGGGATGACCGGGACCCCATTCTCCGGCCCCGATCTCCTCAGCATGCCGCATGACAGGCGTTTTCGTGATATACAGGCCAGGTCCTTCGCCACGTTCTTCCTCCTCTCCCCGCTCAGAGCGGTAAAAGATCGACGCCCTCTTCTCGTCCGGGACATCCGGGCCGGGGTCTGCAACCGTCACCGCTACGTCACGGTGACCTGCACCTCCTACCCGCCGGATTTGACCGCGTTACTCGACACGCTGGCAGAGACCTCGAGTGGCGACACCCCTTAAGATCTCAGTGCTCTTATCGGTTCCGTTCCCGGGTCTTCTTGCATAAGCCTTTCCTTCCTCAGAATGCGTCTCGATGAGATGACCCTCATGTCTGCAGGCGGCGGCGTTGGCGTCCCTGATCTCGTGAGTGATGGTCTCCGGACACCGGTCTGTTTCACGAAGAGGAGGCTGGAGAGAGGATCTGCAAGAAGTTCCAGGGCGGGCGGGCGCTCCCGGAGGTCTCAGAACTCCCAAGACGGGAGAAACGGCGCCGATTGAGGGCGAGCGCCGTCTTTATCTGCGTTTGCGACAGAATAACTGATACCCGGCACTCAGGGAGGAGCGGCAAGATGATGCAGGATATCAGGGAGGCGGTCTTGGAGGTTCTCCGGGCAGTTCTCCCGATAATCCTCGTCATCGTCGCCATCGAAGTGGGGCTGATCGGGACTTCGCCGTCGGATCTCCTCCAGTTCCTGCTCGGCAGCGGCATGGTCGTCCTCGGGATCGCCCTCTTCCTCTCCGGCGTCAAGGCGGGCCTCCTCCCTGTCGGCGAGGCGATCGGATCGGAACTGCCCGCCCGGGGTTCGCTTGCTCTGGTCGTCGTCGGGGTCTTCCTCTTCGGGTTCCTTGCCACCGTGGCCGAACCCGACGTCCGCGTCCTATCGGGCATGGTCGATACGGTCTCCGGGGGCGGCATCGCACAGGAGCCTCTCATCCTCGTTATCGGCGTCGGCGTCGGGTTTTTTGCCGCCGTGGCCGTTCTCCGGATAGTCTTTGACATCCCTATTGCCTACCTCTTTGTAGCAGGCTACGGGGCCGTCCTCCTCCTTGCGCTGTTTACTCCACGGGATTTCCTCGCCGTTGCATTCGATGCAGGCGGCGTGACGACCGGGCCGCTGACCGTCCCGGTCATCCTGGCGCTCGGGGCCGGTGTCAGTAAGGTCCTCGCGGGGCGCTCGCCTCTCACGGACGGTTTCGGGCTGATCGGTCTCGCGTCGATCGGCCCCATCCTCGGCGTCATGCTGATGGGGGTGATCTACTCCTGATTGCGGTGGGGCTTCTCGACGGCGTGGACAGGATCATCATCGAGGTCGCACGGGCGCTTCTTCCCCTGCTCGCCTTCTTCCTGGTCTTTCAGATCTTCTACCTGAAACTTCCGCGGGTCTACCTCGTGAATCTGGCAAGGGGGATCCTGCTCACGTTCCTCGGCATGGTTCTCCTCCTCCAGGGCGTCCACGTTGCGTTCCTCCCCGCAGGGAGAGAGATCGGAGAGGCCCTTGCCATGTTCGACCAGCGATGGCTGCTCATTCCGTTCGGGTTTTTCCTGGGGTTTCTTGCCACCTATGCGGAACCTGCGGTCCGGGTCCTCTGTTATCAGGTCCGGGAGTCGTCGGGAGGCTACATCGGGGACACCCTGATCCTGTATACCCTCTCCCTCGGCGTCGCCTCCTCCGTAGCGGTCGGGATGATCCGTATCGTCTACGGGATCCCGCTGCTGTACTTCATCATTCCCGGCTACCTCATTGCCATCATCCTTCTCTACTTCTCGGAAAAAGAGTTCGTCGGGGTCGCGTTCGACTCAGGGGGCGTCGCCACCGGCCCGATGGCGGTCACCTTCCTCCTCTCCCTTGCCGTCGGGGTTGCGGCGGGCATTGAGGGACGCAATCCCGTCGTCGACGGGTTCGGGCTGGTCGCGCTGATAGCGCTTGCACCCATCCTCTCGGTGCTGATGCTCGGCATCCTGTACCGGAGAACACGAGGTGAAGAAACGTGAACAACGATTACGGTAACGAACTGATCGTCACGATCGTAAAACGGGGCTGGTCCGAGCCGGTGCTCGCGGCGGCCCGCCAGGCCGGGGCCGAGGGAGGGACCATCCTCCTCGGCCGCGGGACCGGTATCCATGAAGTAAAGACCCTCTTCGGGATCGCCATCGAACCCGAGAAAGAGATCATCCTGACGGTCGTCGCCGTTCAGCAGACGGACCGGGTGCTGGACGCGATCGTCGCCGCCGCCGAGCTGGACCAGCCCGGGATGGGGCTTGCCTTCGTCATGCCGATCCGGCGCGTCGCAGGCAGGGTCCACATGTTCCGCACGGGCGAGACCGGAGAACACGAGGGCCCGGAAGTGCACCGGGCCCCGGTCTGATCCCGGTTACTGGGAGAAAGATGCCTTGAGGAGTTCGCCGCCGCGGGCGAGGATCTGCCGGACGGCGTCCTCGGCCTGGTCCACGCGCAGGATCAGGACCGCCCCGTCCCGGCCGGAGTAGGCGTAGGCATACTCGATGTTGATCCCGGCGTCCCCGAGGACCGACGCGATCTCCGAGAGGCCGCCGGGTTCGTCGCGCATCTTCACGCCGATGACGTCGGTGAACGAGACGCGGAAGCCGAGTTCGGTCAGCGTCCGGTGGGCGTCCTCCGGGCGGTCGACGAGCGCACGGACGACCCCGAACCCGTTTGCCTCGGCGATACTGAACGCAAAGATGTTGATTCCCGCGTCCCGCAATGCGCCGGCGACTGCCGCGAGGCGCCCCGGCCGGTTCTCCGAAAAGATCGAGATCTGCTTGACGATATACGATTTCTCCATTATAACGACCTCCTGTCGACAACCTTCTTCGACTTGCCCTCAAACCGGGGCAGCGAGCCCGGTTCGACCAGTTCCGCATCCACGCTCACGTTCAGGGAACTCCGGAGACGGTGCTCCACCGCCTTCTTGATCACCATGAGATCGGTGATCTTGTCGGAGAACGCCTCCTCGCTCACCTCGACCCGCACGAGCATGGAGTCGAGCGCTCCCTTCCGGTCGACGACGATCTGGAAGTGCTTGCCGACCTGCGGGATCTCAAGGAGCGCGTGCTCCACCTGGGAGGGGAAGACGTTGATGCCCCTGATGATCAGCATATCGTCCACCCGCCCCCGTATCCGCCCGATACGCGGATGGGTCCGGCCGCAGGCGCAGACTCCTTCCTCGACTGCGGTGAGGTCGCCGATCCGGTACCGGACCATGGGGAGGGCCTCCTTCTGGAGCATGGTGATGGTCAGCTCGCCCTGCTCGCCGGCCTCCAGCACCTCGCCGGTCGCGGGGTCCACAATCTCCACGAGCGCGAGGTCGCCCCAGACGTGGATCCCCTCCTGCTCGGCGCACTCGGTGAACATCGGGCCGGAGAGCTCGCTCGTCCCGTAGATGTCGTAGGCGCGGATCCCGAGCCACTCCTCGATCCGGCCCCGCATCTGCTCGGACCAGGGTTCGGCGCCGAGGAAGCCCATGCGAAGGTCGGTATCGTTCTTGATCGAGACGCCCATCTTCTCCGCCACCTCGCCCATGTGGAGGAGGTAGGAGGGGGTGCAGGCGATGGCCGTGACATGGAGGTCTTGCATCAGCTCGACCTGCCGCTCGGTGTTCCCGACGCTTGTGGGAAGAACGGTCGCCCCCACGCGCTCGGCGCCGTAATGGGCACCGAGGCCGCCGGTGAAGAGGCCGTAGCCGTAACTCACCTGGATGACGTCGCCCCGGCCGAGGCCGCAGGAGGAGAATCCCCGGGCCAGCGACTCGCTCCAGTTCTCGATGTCGCGCTCGGTGTAACCGACGACCGTCGGTTTCCCGGTCGTGCCGGAGGAGACGTGGTACCTGACCAGTTCGTTCCGCTCGGCGGTAAAGATCTTATCCGGGTAGCCGTCCCGCAGGTCCCGCTTGTACATGAACGGGAGTTTCGCGACGTCCTCAAGCGACCTGATATCGTCGGGATGGACGTTCGCCTCCTTCATCCGGCGCCGGTAGAACTCGTTGAAACTGTAGAGCCGGTAGACCAGGGACTTCGCGAGCTTGAACTGGAGCCGCCGGAGTTCGTCGGGCGGCATCTCCTCCGTCCGCGGGTTCCAGGGCGCCATCAGATCGCCCCTCGCCGGTCGATGACCCGCTTTGCCTTCCCCTCGAACCGGGGCAGCGACCCGGGTTCCACCAGTCTCACCGCGGTCCTGAGGCCGAGCGTGTTGTGGAGTTCGCCCCCGATCATCTTCTGCACGCGGGCGAGGTCCTGGAGTTCGCCGGAGAACCCCGCTCTGCTCATCTCTACCTCGATAGTCATCTCGTCAAGATGTTTGACGCGGTCGATATATACCATGAACTGTTCGCCGACCTCCGGAAGGGACCGGAGCACGTGCTCGATCTGCGATGGGAAGACGTTGATCCCCCGGATGACCAGCATATCGTCGCTGCGGCCCGTGATCCGCTCGATCTTCTGCCCGCGCCCGCAGGCACACCCGTCCTCGATCAGCCTGGTCACGTCGCCGGTGCGGTAGCGGACGAGCGGCAGGGCTTCCTTGACGAGCGGGGTGATGACGAGTTCGCCCCGTTCGCCGGGACCGAGCCGCTCGCCCGTCTCCGGGTCGATGATCTCTGTGAGGTAGCAGTCGTGCCAGATGTGGAGCCCGTTCCTCTCCGGGCACTCGAACGCCACTCCGGGGCCGTACATCTCCGAGAGCCCGTAACTGTCGTAGGCCTTCACGCCGAGGCGCCGTTCGAGTTCGGTGCGCATGCTCTCCGACCAGGGTTCGGCCCCGAATATGCCGGTCTTGAGGGTGTCGAGCGTCTTTCCCATCGACTCGGCCACCTCGGCGAGGTGGAGGGCGTAACTCGGCGTGCAATGGATCGCGGTCACCCCGAAGTCCTCGATCATCTCGATCTGGCGGCGGGTGTTTCCCGTCGCGCTCGGGATCACGGTCATCCCGATCTTCTCGGCACCGTAGTGAAAGCCGAGGCCGCCGGTGAAGAGGCCGTAATTGACCGCGTTCTGGAAGATGTCGTCTTCGCCAAGACCTATCATCGACATGTTCCGCGCGATCAGTTCCGACCAGTTCTCCAGGTCCTGCCGCGTGTAGCCGACGACGGTTGGTTTCCCCGTCGTGCCGGAGGTGGTGTGGATCCGGACGATCTTTTGTAAGGGGACCGCAAAGAGGCCGAAGGGGTATCCGGCCTGGAGCTCCTTCTTGGACGTGAAGGGAAGTTTCTCCACGTCTGCAAGCGTCCTGATGTCGTCCGGCGAGATGCCTGCTTCCTTGAATTTTTTCTGATATAACCCGACGTTCTCCGCCTGATGGAGCGTCCATCTCAGCCGCTTGAGCTGAAGGTCCGCGAGTTCATCCGGCCGGATTGTCTCCATCGCCCTGTTCCAGAACATAATCGTAACCCGTTGGTGATTGCCCGGCGATGGCCCGCTGACCCCGGAACCCGCGCCGCCGGGCATGTGCTACCTCTACATGGGCGCCGGTGCCAAAAAAGGTTTGTCAGTCTGTGGCATGGTACGCTGTAGCAGCACCCGCCCCGGTCTCCATCGGCCGGGGCCATCCGGTGCCCCCTTCGCGGAACGCGTCCAGGGCGAACTCCATGAAGATCCGTGCCTCATCCGGGTGCGGGGCAGTCGCGGGGATGGTGACGGCATAGACGATCGGCTGGCCGACCCGCTCGCTCCCGATGGACCGGAACCGCTCAAAGCCGAGGGTCACGTGCACCTTCCGGTAGTCATCGGCATGTGCCGCGGAACCGAGGTTGATCCCGGCCGGGAGGTCGATCCACCGGAGTCCGTGCTCCTCGGCGACGCTCTTATACTCGAAGGCGTAGTCGATCCCGCCGGAATCGAGGAGCGAGAGGAGGTAGATGCTCCCGTCCCTGATGGCGACCTTCCCGTCCGCCGGCCTCATCCGTTCCGGCAGGGCGAGCGTCGTCATCCCGTCCACGCGGGCGGGCGTGAGCGGCGGGTCGAACGAGTTGCCGATGATGGCCCTGAAGAGCCCGGGCTCATCGTAATACTCCTCCGCAAGCGCCGTCACCATGAGCGCCCGGTAGCCGCAGGCATC encodes:
- a CDS encoding phenylacetate--CoA ligase family protein, giving the protein MAPWNPRTEEMPPDELRRLQFKLAKSLVYRLYSFNEFYRRRMKEANVHPDDIRSLEDVAKLPFMYKRDLRDGYPDKIFTAERNELVRYHVSSGTTGKPTVVGYTERDIENWSESLARGFSSCGLGRGDVIQVSYGYGLFTGGLGAHYGAERVGATVLPTSVGNTERQVELMQDLHVTAIACTPSYLLHMGEVAEKMGVSIKNDTDLRMGFLGAEPWSEQMRGRIEEWLGIRAYDIYGTSELSGPMFTECAEQEGIHVWGDLALVEIVDPATGEVLEAGEQGELTITMLQKEALPMVRYRIGDLTAVEEGVCACGRTHPRIGRIRGRVDDMLIIRGINVFPSQVEHALLEIPQVGKHFQIVVDRKGALDSMLVRVEVSEEAFSDKITDLMVIKKAVEHRLRSSLNVSVDAELVEPGSLPRFEGKSKKVVDRRSL
- a CDS encoding ACT domain-containing protein, whose amino-acid sequence is MEKSYIVKQISIFSENRPGRLAAVAGALRDAGINIFAFSIAEANGFGVVRALVDRPEDAHRTLTELGFRVSFTDVIGVKMRDEPGGLSEIASVLGDAGINIEYAYAYSGRDGAVLILRVDQAEDAVRQILARGGELLKASFSQ
- the wtpA gene encoding tungstate ABC transporter substrate-binding protein WtpA, whose product is MTRPAALLTALALTVLMVSAGCTGTGQERTVLTVVPAGSLLSPLEEIEAAFEDRHPDIDVRLEGHGSIQAIRQVTDLKRPIDVVAVADASLIPDMMYIPMGDGEGNYTDWYIPFAENEIVIACTGRSAGADEITPENWHRVLSRPDVRVGFSNPMLDACGYRALMVTALAEEYYDEPGLFRAIIGNSFDPPLTPARVDGMTTLALPERMRPADGKVAIRDGSIYLLSLLDSGGIDYAFEYKSVAEEHGLRWIDLPAGINLGSAAHADDYRKVHVTLGFERFRSIGSERVGQPIVYAVTIPATAPHPDEARIFMEFALDAFREGGTGWPRPMETGAGAATAYHATD
- a CDS encoding DUF1538 domain-containing protein codes for the protein MMQDIREAVLEVLRAVLPIILVIVAIEVGLIGTSPSDLLQFLLGSGMVVLGIALFLSGVKAGLLPVGEAIGSELPARGSLALVVVGVFLFGFLATVAEPDVRVLSGMVDTVSGGGIAQEPLILVIGVGVGFFAAVAVLRIVFDIPIAYLFVAGYGAVLLLALFTPRDFLAVAFDAGGVTTGPLTVPVILALGAGVSKVLAGRSPLTDGFGLIGLASIGPILGVMLMGVIYS
- the hxlA gene encoding 3-hexulose-6-phosphate synthase, whose translation is MATPVLQVALDLLELDRAVEIADEAVRGGADWIEAGTPLIKSEGMQAVRTLRERFPGHEIVADMKVADTGAVEVEMAAKSGAGIVCILGDADDTVIAEAVRSARKYGVRIMADLINVGDPVSRSRELAALGVDYINAHVGIDQQMLGKSSLDLLRRLAGEVGVPVAVAGGLDAATASEAVAAGASVVIVGGNIIKAADVAGAARRVREAIDRPEIRPREEESQDAAIRRLFEAVSAPNVTDAMHRKGAMSGVFSLCGRVKAVGRAVTVRTVAGDWAKPVEAIDVAGPGDLLVISNDGRTDVAPWGELATHSAKNRGIAGVVIDGAVRDVDDIREMKFPVFATATVPNAGDPKGLGEINTEIACCGQEVRPGDWIVADESGVVVVPRERAYEVARRAMEVKKTEERIREEIRRGKTLSEISELLKWEKRR
- a CDS encoding PAS domain S-box protein, which codes for MIDTAPDYQIEQIHRDLRNLLRSTDTAARHEAFSRLTAGIDELALTNLRLAKENRELRMRGERLERERDAVLEAAIQGVLVYDTEGRIIRANRAATESLEQDPVGMSGDELIRHTGLRRGDGRAVSVEDLPSTRALQGEKVAAERMDAVIGAGGRRNILASASPLTHDGRTFGAVVVWQEITEQVRTIRMLEEEKARLRVIIDSAPEAILVVDAQARIRLANRAAEAINARPVPEGEDYAAYWATMIYDTDGNRCKPDDLLLIRAVKHGETVTGRERAIIQPGGQRREILVNAAPIVNKSGEILGAVGVFQDITDRKKAERALRESEERFRGVFERAGIGIALVDTEGRFLRANPAFERFLGYPAREMQGRNIGDFVHPDDLDSARLHFQETLAGKHDEDHLEKRYIRKDGRTVWGRLATTLLRDPQGGIRFVIGMIEDITGRKENESLRNRAFEQIEHNMEQFAILGDHVRHPLQVLLARADLMEDEETAEKIREQVLRINARVRQLDRGWIESREIREFLRKNELV
- a CDS encoding TIGR03557 family F420-dependent LLM class oxidoreductase, with amino-acid sequence MVEIGYKLACEEHEPLDLVCNSRQAEDAGFMFAMISDHYHPWTTRQGQSPFVWGVIGGISQVTAALPLVTGVTCPTIRIHPGIIAQAAATAAMMMPGRFALGLGSGENLNEHVFGDRWPPAPIRIEMLEEAVEVIRTLWKGGMQDYYGSFYTLENAQVFSLPEKLPPIYIASEGPISASMAARVGDGFINAGTNDEESLIIFRDSGGGDKPAYVEASVCWAETEEEGQRTAYEQWPIPANTGELNRLLPTPVHYEQVAKMATPEDVAEHVVCGPDPEPYIKKIEESVRKGFDHVCIHQIGQQQREFMEFAAKEILPQFRG
- a CDS encoding DUF1538 domain-containing protein, which codes for MGLLDGVDRIIIEVARALLPLLAFFLVFQIFYLKLPRVYLVNLARGILLTFLGMVLLLQGVHVAFLPAGREIGEALAMFDQRWLLIPFGFFLGFLATYAEPAVRVLCYQVRESSGGYIGDTLILYTLSLGVASSVAVGMIRIVYGIPLLYFIIPGYLIAIILLYFSEKEFVGVAFDSGGVATGPMAVTFLLSLAVGVAAGIEGRNPVVDGFGLVALIALAPILSVLMLGILYRRTRGEET
- a CDS encoding phenylacetate--CoA ligase family protein, with amino-acid sequence MFWNRAMETIRPDELADLQLKRLRWTLHQAENVGLYQKKFKEAGISPDDIRTLADVEKLPFTSKKELQAGYPFGLFAVPLQKIVRIHTTSGTTGKPTVVGYTRQDLENWSELIARNMSMIGLGEDDIFQNAVNYGLFTGGLGFHYGAEKIGMTVIPSATGNTRRQIEMIEDFGVTAIHCTPSYALHLAEVAESMGKTLDTLKTGIFGAEPWSESMRTELERRLGVKAYDSYGLSEMYGPGVAFECPERNGLHIWHDCYLTEIIDPETGERLGPGERGELVITPLVKEALPLVRYRTGDVTRLIEDGCACGRGQKIERITGRSDDMLVIRGINVFPSQIEHVLRSLPEVGEQFMVYIDRVKHLDEMTIEVEMSRAGFSGELQDLARVQKMIGGELHNTLGLRTAVRLVEPGSLPRFEGKAKRVIDRRGAI
- a CDS encoding P-II family nitrogen regulator, encoding MNNDYGNELIVTIVKRGWSEPVLAAARQAGAEGGTILLGRGTGIHEVKTLFGIAIEPEKEIILTVVAVQQTDRVLDAIVAAAELDQPGMGLAFVMPIRRVAGRVHMFRTGETGEHEGPEVHRAPV